In Chitinophaga oryzae, the sequence CTGTTGATGCTGTCCAGTTGGCTTTCCAGCTGGTCCTGTGGCGCCCCGAAAGTCCGCAATACACGTTCCGTTGTAGCGAGCGTGTGTTGTTTGAATGCCTCGGAGAGATTCGGATCGATATACTTATACAATACAAACTGATAGACTGTTATCATTAGTGTGCTGATAATAAAAGTGGTGTACACTGGTTTTATCATGGTTTTAAAACCGACGTAAGGGCCCACCTGTCTTTTACGCTCTTTGCCTGCCAGGACAGCGAAAACGATCAGCAGTATCATCTGGGCGATGCCGTTCAGGAAGGAAAACAATACTTCATGGCCGGCTATCCATGACCCCACATTCAACAAAATAAGAACGACGCCGGCGATGATACCCCATTTCACCCCGGGATTGGAAGACTGCAGCATATAGGTTTATTTGTTGATGTGAAAAATAGGACCATTCACTGTAGCAATAACCTTGCCTTTCAGTGAGGTGCCAATATAAGCCGAATTTTTCGATCTGGAGGCGATATGGCCGGCAGTGAATTCCCAGGTGGCTGCCGGATCGAAGATGGTGAGGTTGGCGGCGGCGCCGTCCCGGATCTCAGGTTGCGGCTGTTTGAAGATGGCGCGCGGTTTCTCTGTCAGCATCGCGATATGTTGTTCCAGCGGCAATTGCGGCAGGTAGTGGCGGATGACGCCGAAGCTGCTTTCCAGGCCGATCATGCCGTTTTTCGCATATTCGAACTCTACTTGTTTGGCGTCCCATTCCTGGGGCACGTGGTGAGTGGCGAAGCAGTCCACCGTGCCGTGTACGATGGCCTCCTGGATGGCTTTCACGTCGTCTGCGCTGCGCAGCGGCGGGTTTACCTTCAGGTTGGAATCATAATTGACCAGTTGCCCGTCGGTGAGCGACAGGTGGTAGGGGGTGACAGAGCAGGTAACCTTGATGCCGTCTGCTTTGGCGGCGGCGATCAGTTCTATGGATTTGCGGGTGCTTACGCCCGTGATATGAATGCGGGAATCGGTGTACTTAGCCAGTTCCAGGTCACGCTGAATGATCAGTTCTTCTGCCAGCGCAGGTTTGCCGGGCATGCCGAGTTGCGTGGAGTAGATACCTTCGTGCATGAGGCCATGGGCGGAGATGCTCTGGTCGTCCGGCAGCTGGATCAGTGTGCCGTCGAATGCTTTGATGTACTGTAATGCTTTGAGCATCAGTCCGGGGGACTGCAGCGGTTTGAGGCCGTCGGAGAAAGCTACTGCGCCGTTTTGCTGCATTTCATACATTTCGGCGAGGCCGGTGCCTTCCAGGTTTTTGGTGACCGCGCCGATGGGCAGTACGGTGGCTGCGGCATGGCGGGTTTTGCTCAGCACGTACTCGATCTGCGGTTTGGTATGCAGGGCCGGTTGGGTGTTGGGCACCACCATTACGGTAGTGTAACCGCCTGTTGCCGCAGCTTTTACGCCGGTATAGAGGTCTTCCTTGTGTTCCAGCCCTGGATCGCAGAAATGGGCGAAAATGTCCATCCAGCCTGCAGACACGTGCAGGTTCTCTCCGGAGATCACCGTCGCCCGTGCATCTTCCAGGTGGTCGCCTACCTGTTGGATAATGCCGTTCTGTATGGAAATGTCTTTTTGCTGCCCGTGGAAGGGAGAGGAAGGCGCTATAACCTTTACGTTTTTGAGTAGTATGTGCATGCTTTTCGTTCTATTCAGTATCAAAACCTGTCCAAAAATACAGGGGCAAATGTAACATAAAACTGTTAATTGATAAAGCCCTCCCGTAGCCCTTTTCCCGCTTTTTGTTCAGGTTGGTATGATAATTGAAAACAGAGGGTAGCAGATCAAAATAACTCAGGATGAATGATTATCTCATTAACCTTGTCACACGTATATGCGACCGCTCGGAACAGTTGAATGACTCCCAAACCATCAGCTGGCAGGCGCTCCGCGAGGCCGAACAGCTGGCCAACCACGCGTATGTGCCGATTCTGTACCAATATATCGCAACAGAACCTGATAAGGAAAAACGAAGAGCCGCCGGCTTTATTATTATTCAGCTCTCCAGGAACACCAATGACCCGGAAGTGATCCGGTTTATGCTGGACCGCCTGCGGGTGGAACAGGAACCGGACATGATCACCGCTATCCAGCAGGACCTGGAACGCGGCCCGCAGATCCCCGGTTATATGAACCTCGACCCGCTGCTGAACAATACCCTGTCGCTCAATAATAATGTGCGCCGCTCCGCACTTTTCGCCCTCCGCGGCACCAACAACCCACAGGTAGAAGAATGGGCGCTAAACTTGTTGAAACGGACTGTAAATGAATATGATATATATTATATAGTCTTATTGCTGCACAAGGTGGCCACAAAAAAAAGCCTGCCTGCGCTCAAGCGCCTGCTGGAGCACCCGCGCCAGGATGTGAAAGGGCTGGCATTTGCCACCATCGCGGACATTGAGAAAGAGAAAGAAGCGCTGTTCTACGCCCGCTGCCTGCTCCGCGGCCAGTTGAAATCAGAGGCGATGGAGGCGATCTATAAATATGCAGATGAAAGCGCCATACAGGCGGTCATCACCCGCATTACCGAGATGCTTTCCAAAAGACGCAGCAGTGGCCGGCTTTCACTGGAAACATTTAAAAACGGCTTTACTGACCTGATGCTGGGCATGGAGTTCCTGTTCCGCTTCCGTACTGTTAAAAGCGAAGTAAAAAAGACTTTCTCCTGGATCACCGAAAAAAGAGCAGAATACCTGCTGCCAGAAGAACGCGAATGGATACAACGCAACCTTGTCATGAATAAAGGTTGATACCCCGTCAGCCCCGCATCTTCCCCCTCCTTTTATCCTGATATTTGCCCGCATAGCTTCCCTAACGGTGGTGCATACCTCGTAATTCTTTACATTTGGAACCTTAAAATGTAAGGATGAAAAGAGGACTGATACTGCTTTTGGCAGGTGCTATGGCCGGCGGCATCCAAAATGCCCGCGCCCAGCAGCAAATGTACACCATGACACAGGCCACCAATGGGCTCCGTGCCGACCTGGCGCCTGAAAGACTGAAACAATTCGAATGGCTGCCCGGCGAAAACGCCTACACCAGGGCGGTAATGGCCGGTAATCAGCAGGTATGGGTGAAATACACCGTATTAGGCGGCAGAGCCTTACCCAAAACAGATACCCTGCTGGCACTGAATACGCTCAACCAGCAACTTTTTTCCCAACGACCTTTACGCGCTTTACCCGTCCTGCACTGGCTGGACAATACCCATGCATGGTTTGCCATGGGCAACGACCTGTATAACGGTACCCTGGAAAACAGAACGATCACTTTCAGCAAATGGTGCTCCCTGCCGCAGGAGGCTGAAAACGTAACCGTCAACCCCAAAAGCCGCCACATTGCCTATACGGTAAAAAACAATCTCCTGCTGCGTACCGCCGATGGCCAGGAATTGCCCGTCACACAGGATGCGGACATCAATATAGTAAACGGTAAAAGCGTGCACCGCGACGAATTCGGTATCGACAGAGGCATCTTTTTCTCTCCGCAGGGCGACCTGGTAGCGTTCTACCGGATGGACCAGCGGATGGTCAACGATTACCCGGTCATCGACTGGTCGGTGGTGCCTGCACATGCCAATATCATCAAATATCCCATGGCCGGTGGTAAATCCCACGAGGTAACCCTGGGCATCTATCAGCCATCTACCCGCAAAACCGTCTTCCTGAAAACAACCGGAGAAGCAGATCACTACCTGACCTGTGTTACCTGGGCGCCTGACCAGCAGTCCGTTTATGTGGCGCTGCTCAACAGGGACCAGAACCACCTGTCGCTCAACCAGTACAGCGCTGCTACCGGAGAACTGATCAAAACACTTTTTGAAGAGAAAGATCCCAAATATGTACATCCGTCACACCCGCTCACTTTCCTGCCGGGCAAGCCAGACCAGTTTATCTGGTGGAGTGACCGTGACGGCTATACGCACCTGTATCTGTACAATACTGCCGGGCAACTGCAAAAGCAACTGACCAAAGGCGACTGGGTAGTCAATGAATTGCAGGGTTTTCATAACGCCGCCAATGAAATGATCATCACGGCTGCGAAAGAAAGCCCGATGGAAAAGCACGGTTATGCCGTGAACCTGAAAACCGGCGCCCTGCGTCGTCTGGACCAGGCGGCAGGCTGGCATGATATACAGGTGAGCAGCACCGGCGACTATGTGCTGGACAGCTATACTTCCGGAAATGTGCCTTCTATGGCAGTTATCACGGGGCTGAACGGCAAGTATGCAGAAACCATCCTGAAAGCCGAAGATCCGCTGAAAAATTTCAAACGGCCGGAGATCAGGCAGGTGACGCTGAAAGCCGACGATGGCACGCCGCTTTACGGTAAACTGATATTGCCGGTAGATTTCGACAGCACCCGTCAGTACCCGGTGATCGTATACCTGTATAACGGGCCTAACGTACAGTTGATCCGCAATACTTTCCCTTACAGCGGCAACCTGTGGTATGAGTACATGGCGCAGCGCGGGTATGTAGTATTTACCATGGACGGCCGCGGCAGCGCCAACAGGGGCATGGCTTTCGAACAGGCTACTTTCCGCCGGCTGGGCACTGTGGAAATGAACGATCAGTTGCAGGGCGTATCTTATCTGAAATCACTGCCTTATGTAAATCAGCAGAAAATGGGCGTCCATGGCTGGAGCTTCGGTGGTTTTATGACCACTTCGCTGATGCTGCGCCATCCCGACGTGTTTAAAGTTGGCGTAGCCGGTGGTCCGGTGATTGACTGGAGCATGTATGAAGTGATGTATACAGAGCGTTACATGGACACGCCGCAGCAGAATCCCGAAGGCTATGCCAACGCCAACCTGCTCACCCAAACAAAAAACCTGAAAGGTAAACTGATGCTGATCCATGGCACCAACGATGACGTGGTGGTATGGCAGCATTCCGTGAACTTCCTGAGAGCCTGTGTGGACAATGGCGTCCAGGTGGATTACTTTGTATATCCCGGTCACCTGCACAACGTGCTGGGCAAAGACAGGGTTCATCTGATGCAGAAGATCACGGATTATTTCGACGCGCATCTTGCACGCAAAGACGCAGAGCAGCAAAGCGCGCAAAGAGATAAATAAGAAAATAAAGAAAGCAAAGAAAGCAAAGAAGACAAGAAAGTAAAGACTATAGAGGAGCGACTAAAGAAAAGCAAAGAGGCGGGGACCAAATTTGATCTCCGCCCCTTTGCTTTCTTATTTTAATCTTAAAAAAATCTTTGCGTGCTTTGCTGCTTTGCGCCTTTGCGAGACTACATACCGCCTGTTTTAGCATCTTTAAATACGCCCGGCGTGTATACGATCTCGGAGAAAGTGCTGGTGCATGTTTCTCCCAGTGGGGACTGGGAAGAAAAACCCACCCGGATGGGCGCTTTGGGTACAAAGTTGACGAGTCGTACTGCTTCCCAGGTTTTACCTTCAAGCGAATAAAAAAGCCCGAACATATTGCCTGATTTCGCCAGCCGGAAATACACTTCATTTTTAGTCGTGATGGCGTTGTTGCTGTCATCCGTATAGGTGTTGGTCACGCCGGAGCAAACGGCCAGTTTGCCATAGTGGCTGTTTTCAAAGAGGAATTTGATGTACTGGGTAGAGTCCACCATGACATAGATGGCGCCGCCGTCGTACGTTTTTTTGAAGTCCACTTTGATTTTGGCGGTCAGCACAAAGTTCTCATCCGGTTTGAACGCCAGGATGGGAGCGGTGGCAATGTTGTAGTTGCCGCCGGGGTAGTTGTAAAAATCAGAGCCTTGTCCGGCGGTGATGGAGAGGCTGTCTGCGGTGGCAGAAAAATTTTTCGGTGTGTTGATCCAGCTACAGGGATAGGGTATGCCTTTGATCCGGACGCTGTCTGCCGGGTTGGCCACAGCGCTGAAGAAAGCCAGGACCAGGCTGCCGAGTACAAAAAGTTTCTTTTTCACTATCGTGGTTTTAAATAAATACTGGCGAACAATATATAAACTAAAAAATGAAGAAACGATAAATTTCCCGGGGTGGTAGTCCCGGGATAATGATGTGCGTGATATTCAGGTGTTTGAAGTGTTTACAGCCCTTTGGTCAGTTTGCGCAGGGTAGGGAGGATGTGGGCCGCGAAGCGTTCCATGCCTACGTCGTTGGGATGTACGCCGTCTACCGTGCCTTCGTGATCGGCGCCGAGGAAGCCGTCGCCGCTGATGTAGTGAAGGTTTTTAACGCCTGCTTTTTTCAGGTCGTTGTATGCTTTTTTCAGCTCCGCTCTTTTGCGGAAAACGATATCGTGAATATCTTTTTCAAAATAAGCATGTTCATACATGTAGTTCTCCACCAGCAGCACCGGTGTTTGCGGTTTACAGGCGCGTATTTGTTCCACCAGTTTCACGGCGCGTTCATGGATGAGTTCCGGTGCCGTATTCGGATTACAATCGATGACAATAAGCGAAGGATCTGTTTCACAGATGGCTTCGCCTACAGCGGTTTCAAACATGCCGTTGCCGCTGAAGCCGAGGTTGATAAAGGGGCGTTGCAGCTGGCGGACGAGGATATTGGTATACGCCATGCCGGGGCGGGTAGCGCATCCGCCCTGGGCGATGCTGCTGCCATAGTAAACAATTGGTTTTTTGTCTATCAGCAGGGATTGCTGTGGTTTCTCTATAACAGCGCCAGTATTCACGCCGATGGAGAGGGAGTCTACGCCGTCATACAAAGGAAGGAAGAGCACATATTCCCGCCAGGAGCCGTCGCCCTTTTTGAGAATGGTTTTTTCGGAACGGGCATCATTGCCGGGGATGGCACTGTTAACGAACTGCCATTGATGATTGACCAGGGCATAGAGGTCGAGCCCTCTTATGCCGGTAGCGGTCATATGGTTCATGGCGTTGTTGTTGAGTACTTTCCAGCGGGCGCCGATGGTGGTGGCATTGGTACGGAACCGGATGGCGACGCCGGCGCTGTTGCGGCTCAGCGCCCATACAGCGGGCCGGACTGTTTTTTCATATTTCGCAGGAAGCCGGTTGTAATTGGTTTCTGTGTGGTACTTACCGATCACCGGGAATGTCATGGCATCGTGGTAAACAAGGGCAGGCGTTTGTGCAAAGAGGCTGCCGCAGCAGATCAGCAGTGCCACCAGGGATAGCATCGTTTTGTTCATCATACGTGATTATTGATTAGCACCGGACAATATACAGGAAAAGAGAGAGAAATACACGTTTTAACGCCTTTACGCAAACGCTTGCGCGGATAACGCAAGCGTTTGCGTACACGGAATATGAAAAGAATTCTCTAAAATAGTGGTGCAATTACAGAAAATAGATTAGCTCCAAGCAGCAATAACAGAACAGCGAACAATGAGGTCGATAAGCCTGTGCCACGGTGTCCTACTGTGGCAGGGTTATCGCCAAAGCGGGCTGGTTTTTACCGGTCATGAATCACCAGGCGTGACTCCATAATGGTATTGGTATAGTCGTTGAGCGGGTGTTCTCCATTCAGCAGCGACAGCAGCATATTAGTAGCAGCCTGCCCCTGTTCATAGGGGAACTGTTCTACCGAAGCTGCCGGGGGAAAGGCCGTATACCCGCTGACCGGCGTGTTGGCGTAAGATACAAAAGTAATGTCTTTATTTATTTCCAGTTTTCTTTTCAGTGCATATTGTACCGCATCCATGGCCACGTAGTCGTTGAACGTGACGATGGCGGTGACTTTCCGTTTCAGCGACAGGAGGTATTCCATGGCGCTGTCGGTGCCGGCGGCGGTGAGATCGGCGTTGACTATCAGTTCGGGGTCGTACTTGAGCCGGTGCTTGCGCAGTGCCTTGATATAGCCGGTAGCCCTTTCTTTGCTGGCCACCAGCTGTTCCGGGCCGTTGATCATCCCGATGACGCGGTGCCCTTTTTTCAGCAGGAAATCCACTGCCTGTATGGTGCCCGATTCCAGGTTACAGGAAACGGCATGGATGTCATGCAGGTCCGGCACACGGTCGAAGAATACTACCGGAATGCGTGCCTGGCGCAGCATTTCGAAGTGATCGTAGTTACGGGTGTTTTTCCCGATAGACACGATACAGCCATCCACCCGGTGCTGTTTCATGCTCTGGATGATCTGCTTTTCCCGGGCTTCGTCGTCGTGCGACTGGCCCAGCAGTACGGTGTAGTTGTTGCTGTAGGCGGTATCTTCAATACCGCTGATGGCGCTGGAGAAAAAGGCTTCAGACAGTTCGGGCAACAGGATGCCGATGGTGAAAGTTTTTCCCTGCTGAAAATAAACCGCGGTCTGGTTGCGCTCATAATTCAGTTCCGCCGCCAGCGCTTTCACGCGGGCTTTGGTCCTCAATCCTATACTGTGATGGTCATGCAATGCCCTTGATACAGTAGATACAGAGATATTCAGCCTTTTTGCAATTTCCTTTATTGTTGGTTGACCCGAAGAAACCACCTTTCTCATACATTTTACAGCAATTAATGGAAAATAGATGCAGCAATATGCGCCTCGTTGCCAAGTTACTTAGTTATTGAATAATATTAACTTTTTTTTATGGGTTCGATTAACGAATTGAATTTACACGGATTAAATGAAGATATGAAAAAGTAGTTTAATGCAATCGGATGCGAATTTTTTCCCCCTTGTACTCTTCGGCTTGTTATTTGTTACTTTCGTGCATCCTCCATTGTACCTCTGCCATTTTTTATATATTTTATTTGTTAGATTAGTTTTATTTAAAATCTATTTTATGAGGATAGGATACTTAGCCTTACCTGTGGCACTGATTACCATTATGGCCTCCTGCTCAGCACCCAGAAAACTGAGAGAATCTGAAGCAAGATATGCCCGGCTGGACAGTTTATACAGGTCAACAGAGAACCAGCGTAAAAAATGTGAAGAAGACGCCGCGAGGGCAGCAGCTGCCTACAAAGACAAGATGGAAAACTTGCAGGAACAACAGACACAATTGAAGGCCAACAACTCACAGATGCTGGACCACCTGAAAGAGCTGTCCGTTATATCCAATGCCCAGGCGGAAAGCATCAAGAAGTCACTCGACAACATCGGTGCGAAAGACGCCTATATCAAAGACCTGCAGTCTGCCATTGCCCGTAAAGACTCCCTCAACATGCAGCTGGTGATGAACCTGAAAGGCGCCATCGGTAACATGGATGACAAAGACATCAACATCAAGGTAGAAAAAGGAGTAGTATATATCGATATTTCCGATAAACTGCTGTTTAAGAGCGGTAGCTACGACGTAACAGAACGTGCGAAAGAAGTACTGGGTAAAGTAGCCAAGGTGCTCATCGCCCAGCCTGATATCGAGTTTATGGTGGAAGGCCATACCGACAATGTGCCTTACCGTCCGAATGTATTGCTCGACAACTGGGACCTGAGCGTGAAGAGAGCAACATCCGTGGTGCGTATTCTGCAGAACCAGTACCAGATACCGGCTGCCCGTATGACTGCCGCAGGCCGCAGCGAATACCAACCGGTAGCTTCCAACGATACGCCGGAAGGACGTGGCGCTAACCGCAGAACAAGGATCGTGATCCTGCCGCAGCTGGACCAGTTCTTCAAATTACTGGAAAAACCAGCAGGCAACTAATTTGGATATTTTGATATTTGGTTATTTTTTTATTTGATTTACGGATTTTGGAATTTACGGATGTTGGAATTTTCTGAATTAACCGGGAAGATCATATCAGTCGATCTTCGCTATATTAATTCAGGAAATTCCAAAATCCGTAAATTCCAAAATCCGTAAATATTTTCACTGTATGAAAGAGCCTTTATTCTGTGACCCGGAAACCGGCGTGTGCGAGATCCCGGGCGCCACAGGTGCCGCCCCGGGCGCGAGACCTGACACCTTGCCTACTGACAAACCGTTGCAGCTTGTTTATTTTACGGACCCGATCTGCTCCACCTGCTGGGGTATAGAACCACAATGGCGCCGGTTAAAACTGGAGTACGGCCATCTGCTGGACATCCGTTACCATATGGGAGGGCTGCTGCCATCGTGGGACGTCTACAACTCCGGAGGTATCAGCGGTCCGTCCGATGTGGCCCATCACTGGGAAGAGGTGAGCGGGCATTACCAGATGCCGATAGATGGCAACGTATGGCTGGAAGACCCGTTGCCGTCCTCCTATCCGCCTTCTATCTGGTTTAAAGCAGCACAGCTGCAGGATGAGCACAAAGCCGTGATTTTCCTGCGCCGCCTGCGCGAAATGTTATTCCTGCAGAAAAAGAATATCTGCCGGCCGGAGCCTGTACTGGCTGCTGCCGCATATGCTCAGCTGGATGCAGCAAGATTACAGCAGGGCTTCGAAAGCACCGCACCGGCGTTGTTTGAGCAGGACCTGCAGCTGCGGGCGCAGATGGGCGTACGTGGCTTCCCTTCGGTGTTTATGATCAATGCCGCCGGCAATAAAGAACTGGTGTATGGCGCCAAACCCTATACGGTATTTACGACCACCCTGCATAAACTTTTCCCCGGGGCGCAGGCGCGCACCTATCTGCGCGGGCTGGATACTTTCTCTTATTTCCCCACGCTGACTACCAAAGAATATGCAGTGCTGAATGACCTGAGCATGGAAGCGGCCTATGACCAGCTGGACGCCTTCCGCCGGGACGGACACCTGGAGGTGACCATCGCCGGTGGCGGAGCCTTATGGCTGCGTTGTCAGTGAGCCGGCGGTAGCGGATGTTTACCACCCTTACGGCCATAGGAATAGGTGAGGCTGAGCATAAAATACCGGGAGAGGTTGGTGGTTTCCAGCCTTTCCCGGTAGGTTGCGCCATAGAAGGCCACCACGCTTTTATTCTGTCTTAACAGGTCAAAGGCATAAAATTTCGCTGCCAGCGCTTTGCTGGCCAGGAAACTTTTGCCGATCCACCCGTTGAGCAGGGTAAACTGTGCACCGGCATCTGTGTTTTTAGTGTACTGGACGCTGGAGCCGATATTGAAATCCAGCGGCAGCCATGCGTTGACATTGAATGTGAGCCGGTACTGGATATAGTCTGTGTAATAATCGCCCTGCAGGGAAAGCATGTTTCCCTGGTAATCCATGCCCAGCTTGGCCGTTAACTCCAGCGTTTTTCTCCAGTTATAGGAAGCGGCAATGTATTGCAGGAAAGAGATTTTTTTACTGATGTTGCTGAGATGATTGATTTGCGACAGCACCCTGTTGTAGTCAAAAGCGACGTTGTAATTGACAGTGATGCCGGGATGTTTGATCCGGAAGCCCAGCATGTTGTTATCAACAATGCCCCAGTTGCCGGACACATTGATCGGTTTGGTTACCTGTCTGCCCAGGGAATCGGTAAACACAGCGTTGGAGAAAGAATTCTGGAAGTAGCGTCCTTCCAGGTTATGCGCAAATGCCACTCCTTTAATGCTGTTGGAGAAATAGGAGACAGACAGTGTATTGATGAACGCATTCACCAGGTCGGGGTTGCCGAGTTGTACATACAGCGGGTTACTGTTGTTGTTCACCGGCCATAACATCTGGGCTGGCAGGGGCATGGTCATCCCGTTTGTATTAATCATAATGGTCTTATAGGGGTCCAGCTTGATAGCGATATTCAGCGCCCGGTCTATGTAAGTGGTGTGCCTGACGAATTTTTCCCCTGACGTGTGGTTGTTACTGTTCAGGGTACTGAGAGATAAACCGGCGGAGCCGACAATCATCAGTTTGCCCTTGTTGTAGGTGATGGAAGGTTTCACCGTATGATTGACAACCCTGCTGTCGAAACGATAGGTCAGCGAGTCATTGGGGACATAATCGTGAGAGAAGATATCAAAGTCTGATGTGTTTTGCCGGTTATTGGTAAGGAGGTTTTCGTAGGCATAGTTGATGGCCAATGCCCAGTACTTTCCCACCGGCTCGCTGTAACTGGTGCTCAGCATCAGGTCCCTGACGTTGTTTTTAGGGTCTACGTGCTGATGGATGGTATCGGCGCTGATCAGCGGATGGAAGACGTAGTTCTCGCTGAGGTTAAGCTGATAATTGTCCTGCCAGCCATTTTTCATGCCGGCATTCAGAGACAGTATCCTGCCTGTTTTTCCGAATTTATGGGAGTAGCTGATATTGGCATCCAGGGTTTTGTTGACGGCGCTGTCATTGGTGTTGAGCATGCCGCTGTTGAGCGTGTCCATACGGCCGCTGGTGGTATTGTACAGCCGTTTTTTGTTTACTTCCTTCGTTTCCCTGATCACATTGGCCGCTACGATAATTTTGTTATTGATATCAGGTTGTATCTCCATAAACATGATACCGCCGTTCAGTTTGTTGACCTGGTGGTTCTGTGTATTGCTGTGATAGAAGGTGCTGTTGCCGGACAGGATGTTTTCCCGCTCCTGTACGTCATTGCTGGTCATGTCCTGTTCCTGG encodes:
- a CDS encoding DUF4199 domain-containing protein, whose product is MLQSSNPGVKWGIIAGVVLILLNVGSWIAGHEVLFSFLNGIAQMILLIVFAVLAGKERKRQVGPYVGFKTMIKPVYTTFIISTLMITVYQFVLYKYIDPNLSEAFKQHTLATTERVLRTFGAPQDQLESQLDSINSTDFSVSFSKSFLDYLRNVIFYFAVSAIIALILRKKAPEQKHS
- a CDS encoding dihydroorotase; the encoded protein is MHILLKNVKVIAPSSPFHGQQKDISIQNGIIQQVGDHLEDARATVISGENLHVSAGWMDIFAHFCDPGLEHKEDLYTGVKAAATGGYTTVMVVPNTQPALHTKPQIEYVLSKTRHAAATVLPIGAVTKNLEGTGLAEMYEMQQNGAVAFSDGLKPLQSPGLMLKALQYIKAFDGTLIQLPDDQSISAHGLMHEGIYSTQLGMPGKPALAEELIIQRDLELAKYTDSRIHITGVSTRKSIELIAAAKADGIKVTCSVTPYHLSLTDGQLVNYDSNLKVNPPLRSADDVKAIQEAIVHGTVDCFATHHVPQEWDAKQVEFEYAKNGMIGLESSFGVIRHYLPQLPLEQHIAMLTEKPRAIFKQPQPEIRDGAAANLTIFDPAATWEFTAGHIASRSKNSAYIGTSLKGKVIATVNGPIFHINK
- a CDS encoding HEAT repeat domain-containing protein — translated: MNDYLINLVTRICDRSEQLNDSQTISWQALREAEQLANHAYVPILYQYIATEPDKEKRRAAGFIIIQLSRNTNDPEVIRFMLDRLRVEQEPDMITAIQQDLERGPQIPGYMNLDPLLNNTLSLNNNVRRSALFALRGTNNPQVEEWALNLLKRTVNEYDIYYIVLLLHKVATKKSLPALKRLLEHPRQDVKGLAFATIADIEKEKEALFYARCLLRGQLKSEAMEAIYKYADESAIQAVITRITEMLSKRRSSGRLSLETFKNGFTDLMLGMEFLFRFRTVKSEVKKTFSWITEKRAEYLLPEEREWIQRNLVMNKG
- a CDS encoding S9 family peptidase, whose amino-acid sequence is MKRGLILLLAGAMAGGIQNARAQQQMYTMTQATNGLRADLAPERLKQFEWLPGENAYTRAVMAGNQQVWVKYTVLGGRALPKTDTLLALNTLNQQLFSQRPLRALPVLHWLDNTHAWFAMGNDLYNGTLENRTITFSKWCSLPQEAENVTVNPKSRHIAYTVKNNLLLRTADGQELPVTQDADINIVNGKSVHRDEFGIDRGIFFSPQGDLVAFYRMDQRMVNDYPVIDWSVVPAHANIIKYPMAGGKSHEVTLGIYQPSTRKTVFLKTTGEADHYLTCVTWAPDQQSVYVALLNRDQNHLSLNQYSAATGELIKTLFEEKDPKYVHPSHPLTFLPGKPDQFIWWSDRDGYTHLYLYNTAGQLQKQLTKGDWVVNELQGFHNAANEMIITAAKESPMEKHGYAVNLKTGALRRLDQAAGWHDIQVSSTGDYVLDSYTSGNVPSMAVITGLNGKYAETILKAEDPLKNFKRPEIRQVTLKADDGTPLYGKLILPVDFDSTRQYPVIVYLYNGPNVQLIRNTFPYSGNLWYEYMAQRGYVVFTMDGRGSANRGMAFEQATFRRLGTVEMNDQLQGVSYLKSLPYVNQQKMGVHGWSFGGFMTTSLMLRHPDVFKVGVAGGPVIDWSMYEVMYTERYMDTPQQNPEGYANANLLTQTKNLKGKLMLIHGTNDDVVVWQHSVNFLRACVDNGVQVDYFVYPGHLHNVLGKDRVHLMQKITDYFDAHLARKDAEQQSAQRDK
- a CDS encoding DUF1349 domain-containing protein — translated: MKKKLFVLGSLVLAFFSAVANPADSVRIKGIPYPCSWINTPKNFSATADSLSITAGQGSDFYNYPGGNYNIATAPILAFKPDENFVLTAKIKVDFKKTYDGGAIYVMVDSTQYIKFLFENSHYGKLAVCSGVTNTYTDDSNNAITTKNEVYFRLAKSGNMFGLFYSLEGKTWEAVRLVNFVPKAPIRVGFSSQSPLGETCTSTFSEIVYTPGVFKDAKTGGM
- a CDS encoding SGNH/GDSL hydrolase family protein → MMNKTMLSLVALLICCGSLFAQTPALVYHDAMTFPVIGKYHTETNYNRLPAKYEKTVRPAVWALSRNSAGVAIRFRTNATTIGARWKVLNNNAMNHMTATGIRGLDLYALVNHQWQFVNSAIPGNDARSEKTILKKGDGSWREYVLFLPLYDGVDSLSIGVNTGAVIEKPQQSLLIDKKPIVYYGSSIAQGGCATRPGMAYTNILVRQLQRPFINLGFSGNGMFETAVGEAICETDPSLIVIDCNPNTAPELIHERAVKLVEQIRACKPQTPVLLVENYMYEHAYFEKDIHDIVFRKRAELKKAYNDLKKAGVKNLHYISGDGFLGADHEGTVDGVHPNDVGMERFAAHILPTLRKLTKGL
- a CDS encoding LacI family DNA-binding transcriptional regulator; amino-acid sequence: MRKVVSSGQPTIKEIAKRLNISVSTVSRALHDHHSIGLRTKARVKALAAELNYERNQTAVYFQQGKTFTIGILLPELSEAFFSSAISGIEDTAYSNNYTVLLGQSHDDEAREKQIIQSMKQHRVDGCIVSIGKNTRNYDHFEMLRQARIPVVFFDRVPDLHDIHAVSCNLESGTIQAVDFLLKKGHRVIGMINGPEQLVASKERATGYIKALRKHRLKYDPELIVNADLTAAGTDSAMEYLLSLKRKVTAIVTFNDYVAMDAVQYALKRKLEINKDITFVSYANTPVSGYTAFPPAASVEQFPYEQGQAATNMLLSLLNGEHPLNDYTNTIMESRLVIHDR
- a CDS encoding OmpA/MotB family protein, which codes for MRIGYLALPVALITIMASCSAPRKLRESEARYARLDSLYRSTENQRKKCEEDAARAAAAYKDKMENLQEQQTQLKANNSQMLDHLKELSVISNAQAESIKKSLDNIGAKDAYIKDLQSAIARKDSLNMQLVMNLKGAIGNMDDKDINIKVEKGVVYIDISDKLLFKSGSYDVTERAKEVLGKVAKVLIAQPDIEFMVEGHTDNVPYRPNVLLDNWDLSVKRATSVVRILQNQYQIPAARMTAAGRSEYQPVASNDTPEGRGANRRTRIVILPQLDQFFKLLEKPAGN
- a CDS encoding DsbA family protein; protein product: MKEPLFCDPETGVCEIPGATGAAPGARPDTLPTDKPLQLVYFTDPICSTCWGIEPQWRRLKLEYGHLLDIRYHMGGLLPSWDVYNSGGISGPSDVAHHWEEVSGHYQMPIDGNVWLEDPLPSSYPPSIWFKAAQLQDEHKAVIFLRRLREMLFLQKKNICRPEPVLAAAAYAQLDAARLQQGFESTAPALFEQDLQLRAQMGVRGFPSVFMINAAGNKELVYGAKPYTVFTTTLHKLFPGAQARTYLRGLDTFSYFPTLTTKEYAVLNDLSMEAAYDQLDAFRRDGHLEVTIAGGGALWLRCQ